One region of Chryseobacterium sp. C-71 genomic DNA includes:
- a CDS encoding DUF4296 domain-containing protein, with protein sequence MKRLSALLMFVFVVSCSEYVDKPKNLLDKSTMSEIMADLAINDQVTNTFQGKNLESGTRFILKTHNVKADDFVESYKYYVAIGKMNKIVDNAQVILLEKDPKAKGFVEKKSKPDTNLPKLVR encoded by the coding sequence ATGAAAAGACTAAGCGCGCTTTTGATGTTTGTGTTTGTGGTTTCTTGCAGCGAATATGTTGACAAGCCTAAAAATCTTTTGGATAAAAGTACAATGTCTGAGATTATGGCAGATTTGGCAATCAATGATCAGGTGACCAATACATTTCAAGGTAAAAATTTAGAAAGCGGAACGAGATTTATCCTTAAAACGCATAATGTAAAAGCTGACGATTTTGTTGAAAGCTATAAATATTATGTAGCAATAGGAAAAATGAATAAAATTGTGGATAATGCACAAGTCATTCTTTTAGAGAAAGACCCGAAAGCAAAAGGTTTTGTGGAGAAAAAATCTAAACCCGACACAAATCTTCCCAAATTAGTAAGATAA